A window of Acinetobacter sp. TR3 contains these coding sequences:
- a CDS encoding TetR family transcriptional regulator — MSIRDERKQQSRQALLDAALHLSTSGRSFSSISLREVAREVGLVPTAFYRHFQDMEALGQELVDQVSLHLKSLIHQLGQSYLKHSGSAKTRTSIELFVQAVNHSPQQWQFMIAERWGGSETVRIAIAREIEFLIEDLAIDLCKLDTFKHIQEAKDLQVLSTILINMSFTWAMTWINLPKQFPIDRLLEQQNLFIDNAATQVRLLFRGISNWEPQNA; from the coding sequence ATGTCGATTAGAGATGAACGAAAACAACAGAGTCGTCAGGCTTTACTTGATGCAGCGCTCCACCTCAGTACTTCTGGACGTTCATTTAGTAGTATTAGTTTGCGTGAAGTTGCACGTGAAGTTGGCTTAGTCCCAACGGCATTTTATCGTCATTTCCAAGATATGGAGGCATTAGGGCAAGAACTGGTTGACCAAGTGTCTTTGCATTTAAAAAGCTTGATTCATCAATTGGGGCAAAGCTATTTAAAACATAGCGGATCTGCTAAAACACGGACAAGCATTGAATTGTTTGTACAGGCAGTAAATCACAGCCCACAACAATGGCAATTTATGATTGCAGAACGTTGGGGTGGCTCTGAAACCGTTCGTATCGCAATTGCGCGTGAAATTGAATTTTTGATTGAAGATCTTGCAATTGATTTGTGTAAACTCGATACCTTTAAACACATTCAAGAAGCCAAAGATTTACAAGTGTTATCCACGATTTTGATTAATATGTCATTTACATGGGCAATGACGTGGATCAACTTACCGAAACAATTTCCAATTGATCGTTTGTTAGAACAACAAAACTTATTTATTGACAATGCAGCGACTCAAGTCCGCTTACTTTTCCGAGGTATCTCGAACTGGGAACCACAAAACGCCTGA
- a CDS encoding TetR/AcrR family transcriptional regulator, whose protein sequence is MNPDRHTQFLIRKEKILQVAEKLLLENNQEMTLDELVAELDIAKGTLYKHFRSKNELLLELIIQNEKEILKISEKYNTDVKEYAPRYMLYHLTSPSRTILLHQLEEHLTMTESKLKHLFDELYAIRQQRIISLKDMTEKYLKSQNYDMSIRDYLSYIWSLTYGAALLLNSSYYQRSIGSREKLINLYVNQALSLPTQKVQIDLKDLQIDQN, encoded by the coding sequence ATGAATCCTGATCGTCATACTCAGTTCTTAATTCGTAAAGAAAAAATTTTGCAGGTTGCGGAAAAACTTTTATTAGAAAATAACCAAGAAATGACCTTGGATGAACTGGTTGCCGAGCTAGATATTGCTAAAGGTACTTTATATAAACATTTCCGCAGTAAAAATGAATTACTGTTGGAACTGATTATTCAAAATGAAAAAGAAATTTTAAAAATTTCAGAAAAATATAACACTGATGTTAAAGAATATGCGCCTCGTTATATGCTTTATCATTTAACCTCACCAAGTCGCACGATTTTATTGCATCAGTTAGAAGAGCATCTGACGATGACCGAGTCCAAGCTCAAACATTTGTTCGATGAGCTTTATGCGATCCGTCAACAGCGTATTATTTCGCTCAAAGATATGACTGAAAAATATTTAAAATCACAGAATTATGATATGTCGATTCGTGATTATCTTTCCTATATTTGGTCTCTGACTTACGGCGCAGCTTTGCTATTGAATTCAAGCTATTACCAGCGTTCAATTGGTTCTCGTGAGAAGCTGATTAACCTGTATGTAAACCAAGCTCTGTCTTTACCGACACAAAAAGTTCAAATCGATTTAAAAGATTTACAAATCGATCAAAACTAA
- a CDS encoding RcnB family protein — MKKFFIILVLGSTTLLSSMGSFAGPHFDDDDDSRGGGWQGRNFDRPDDENRMRERRMREERGVERLKQHRWQAGYVMPQHYRGNGYKVDYKDNNLPRPGRNEQWYKINNDFILVNSDDNSIIRIMGF, encoded by the coding sequence ATGAAAAAATTTTTCATTATCTTGGTTTTAGGTTCAACAACCCTATTGAGTAGTATGGGTAGTTTTGCAGGTCCACATTTTGATGATGATGATGACTCACGCGGTGGTGGCTGGCAAGGTCGTAACTTTGACCGTCCAGATGATGAAAACCGTATGCGTGAACGTCGTATGCGTGAAGAACGTGGTGTCGAGCGTTTAAAACAACATCGCTGGCAAGCAGGTTACGTCATGCCACAGCATTATCGCGGAAACGGCTACAAAGTTGATTATAAAGATAATAATCTCCCACGTCCCGGTCGTAATGAGCAATGGTATAAAATCAATAATGATTTTATTTTAGTCAACTCTGATGATAATAGTATTATCCGCATCATGGGGTTCTAA
- the ubiG gene encoding bifunctional 2-polyprenyl-6-hydroxyphenol methylase/3-demethylubiquinol 3-O-methyltransferase UbiG: MSQLNVDPQEIAKFEALAAKWWDQHSEFRPLHQINPLRLNWIDERVGGLAGKKVLDVGCGGGILAESMARRGADVLGIDMGEAPLAVGRLHAQQDNVQNIEYRQIPVEELAQQQAGQYDVVTCMEMMEHVPDPASIVKACQTLVKPGGHVFFSTINRNPKSYLFAIIGAEYVLRLLPKGTHDYHKFIRPSEMAHDIRNAGLSLKEMTGLHYNPITKHYWLAPNVDVNYMVHTTNTGA, from the coding sequence ATGTCACAATTGAATGTTGACCCACAAGAAATCGCAAAATTTGAAGCATTGGCTGCCAAATGGTGGGATCAACATTCTGAGTTCCGCCCACTTCATCAAATCAATCCTTTACGTTTAAATTGGATTGACGAACGTGTTGGTGGCTTAGCAGGTAAGAAAGTGCTTGATGTTGGCTGTGGTGGCGGTATTTTGGCAGAAAGTATGGCTCGTCGTGGCGCTGATGTTTTAGGGATCGACATGGGCGAAGCCCCGCTTGCTGTAGGACGTTTACACGCACAGCAAGACAATGTGCAAAATATTGAATATCGTCAAATCCCAGTCGAGGAGTTAGCGCAACAACAAGCAGGACAATATGACGTAGTGACCTGTATGGAAATGATGGAACATGTTCCTGATCCAGCCTCAATTGTCAAAGCCTGTCAAACACTGGTTAAACCGGGTGGACACGTCTTCTTTTCGACCATTAATCGCAATCCAAAATCATATTTATTCGCAATTATTGGCGCAGAATATGTCCTACGTTTGTTACCAAAAGGTACGCATGATTATCATAAATTTATCCGTCCTTCAGAAATGGCGCATGATATTCGTAACGCAGGCTTGAGTCTAAAAGAAATGACTGGCTTACATTACAACCCTATCACTAAGCATTATTGGTTAGCGCCCAACGTAGATGTGAATTATATGGTTCATACCACAAATACAGGTGCCTAA
- the argA gene encoding amino-acid N-acetyltransferase has translation MANQMTETSHSTTQDYVHWFRHSAPYINAHRDKTFVLMFGGEAVLHQNFQHIIHDIALLHSLGIRLILVHGARPQINQNLRESQIETPFHQSRRVTTRASLRSVMNAVGSIRLEIEALLSMGLANSPMYGARIDVVSGNFVTAKPYGIRDGVDFQLTGEVRSIDTDAIQRHLDNHNIVLLGPTGYSTTGEVFNLLAEEVATKTATALQADKLIFLGEKQGLMNEQQQLLRELSSYQLEPYIQQYQTQYPEFALHLKQAQQASLSGVHRVHLISYTYDGALIEELFTRDGIGTLITDAHYEEVRIANIHDVGGLINLLRPLEQEGILVYRSRERLESEIEQFAVIERDGMILACAALYPIPAESGEIKSAEIACVAVDSSYRKSNRGSQILQFLETKAKQQGIQQLFVLTTRTAHWFLEQGFSPASVDDLPNARQALYNYQRNSLVFKKVLF, from the coding sequence ATGGCGAACCAAATGACTGAAACTTCACATAGTACAACGCAAGATTATGTGCATTGGTTTCGCCACTCAGCACCATATATTAATGCCCATCGTGATAAAACCTTTGTGCTTATGTTTGGCGGTGAAGCCGTCTTACACCAGAACTTTCAGCATATTATTCATGATATTGCCCTATTGCATTCTTTAGGGATTCGTTTGATTTTGGTGCATGGCGCACGCCCACAAATTAATCAAAATCTTCGTGAAAGCCAAATTGAAACGCCTTTTCATCAAAGTCGTCGTGTGACAACTCGTGCATCACTACGTAGTGTCATGAATGCAGTTGGATCGATTCGTTTAGAAATTGAAGCTCTTCTATCAATGGGCTTAGCAAATTCACCCATGTATGGTGCTCGCATTGATGTGGTTTCGGGTAACTTTGTAACGGCTAAACCCTATGGCATTCGGGATGGGGTTGATTTTCAGCTCACAGGCGAAGTCCGTTCAATTGATACCGATGCGATTCAACGTCACTTAGATAATCACAATATTGTGTTACTAGGGCCTACAGGTTATTCAACCACTGGAGAAGTATTTAACTTATTGGCGGAAGAAGTCGCGACCAAAACAGCAACTGCATTACAAGCCGATAAATTGATTTTCTTGGGTGAAAAACAAGGATTAATGAATGAGCAACAACAATTATTACGTGAATTAAGCTCGTATCAACTTGAACCTTATATTCAACAATACCAAACACAATATCCAGAATTTGCCTTACACCTTAAACAAGCTCAACAAGCTTCATTGTCTGGGGTGCACCGTGTTCACCTCATTTCATATACTTATGATGGTGCTTTGATTGAAGAACTATTTACACGCGACGGGATTGGCACTTTAATCACAGATGCCCACTATGAAGAAGTACGCATTGCTAATATTCATGATGTGGGTGGTTTAATCAACTTATTACGTCCACTCGAACAGGAAGGTATTTTAGTCTATCGTTCACGTGAACGTCTTGAAAGTGAAATAGAACAGTTCGCGGTGATTGAACGAGATGGCATGATCTTAGCCTGTGCAGCACTCTATCCTATTCCTGCTGAATCAGGTGAAATTAAATCTGCTGAAATTGCCTGTGTCGCTGTCGATTCGAGTTATCGTAAATCGAACCGTGGTAGCCAAATTTTGCAATTTTTGGAAACCAAAGCAAAACAACAGGGTATTCAACAACTGTTTGTTCTCACAACCCGTACCGCACATTGGTTTTTAGAGCAGGGTTTCAGCCCAGCAAGTGTTGATGATTTACCGAATGCTCGACAAGCGCTGTACAATTATCAGCGTAACTCCTTAGTCTTCAAAAAAGTTTTGTTCTAA
- a CDS encoding HAD family hydrolase yields the protein MKAVLFDLDGTLIDTAADFIRIIQQMCRDEQRPVVDAATIRTQVSEGARAMVKLVYPELDVTDPIFLAHRQRFLDVYGDNIVVDTDLFVGMYPLLEELEANQIPWGIVTNKPRGLSESLLAELNLTERCAVLVCPEDVTHTKPDPEPMYLAAQHLGIDAEKIIYVGDHPRDIDAGRNAEMYTILAAYGYLPIESRDDLNAWQADAIIQTVPELHQLLKQKISALSENQGMMS from the coding sequence ATGAAAGCCGTTTTATTTGATCTTGATGGTACTTTGATCGACACTGCTGCAGATTTTATTCGCATCATTCAACAAATGTGCCGTGATGAACAGCGTCCTGTTGTTGATGCAGCAACCATTCGCACTCAAGTGTCTGAAGGCGCACGGGCAATGGTCAAATTGGTGTATCCAGAATTGGATGTGACCGATCCCATCTTTCTAGCCCATCGCCAGCGCTTTTTAGATGTATACGGTGACAATATTGTGGTGGATACGGATTTATTTGTTGGGATGTATCCTCTGCTCGAAGAACTTGAAGCAAACCAGATTCCTTGGGGAATTGTGACCAATAAACCACGTGGTTTAAGTGAATCATTATTGGCTGAATTAAATTTAACCGAACGCTGTGCAGTTTTGGTTTGTCCTGAAGATGTCACACATACCAAACCCGATCCTGAACCGATGTATTTAGCAGCTCAGCATCTCGGCATCGATGCAGAAAAAATTATTTATGTGGGTGATCATCCACGTGATATTGATGCAGGTCGAAATGCAGAGATGTATACCATTTTGGCAGCTTACGGGTATTTACCAATAGAATCTCGTGATGATCTGAACGCTTGGCAAGCAGATGCAATTATTCAAACTGTCCCTGAATTACACCAACTGTTAAAACAGAAAATCTCTGCATTATCAGAAAATCAGGGTATGATGAGCTAA
- a CDS encoding YciK family oxidoreductase: MKYSEYQPRPDLLKDRIILITGAGDGIGRAAALSYALHGATVVLHGRSLNKLEVIYDEIEGLGAPQPAILPLQLSTASSHDYELLVDTLEQQFGRLDGILHNAGMLGDRVELADYPVDVWDDVMAVNLRAPFALTQTLLPLLEKSEHASVVFTSSSVGREARALWGAYSVSKVAIEAMSKIFAAENTYPNIRFNCINPGGTRTAMRAKAYPEEDPKILPTPDSIMPAYLYLMGDDSLDMNGQSIDAQS; this comes from the coding sequence ATGAAATATTCAGAATATCAACCTCGTCCAGATCTACTCAAAGATCGTATCATTCTCATCACAGGTGCAGGTGATGGAATTGGTCGAGCTGCTGCTCTTAGTTATGCCCTTCATGGTGCAACTGTGGTTTTGCATGGACGTAGCCTGAATAAACTTGAAGTCATTTATGATGAAATTGAAGGTTTAGGTGCACCACAGCCTGCAATATTGCCATTACAGCTTTCAACTGCATCCAGTCATGACTATGAGCTTCTTGTCGATACGCTTGAGCAACAATTTGGTCGCTTGGATGGAATTTTACATAATGCGGGCATGTTAGGTGATCGAGTTGAACTAGCGGATTACCCTGTTGATGTTTGGGATGATGTCATGGCCGTAAATTTACGTGCACCTTTCGCGTTAACTCAAACATTATTACCACTGCTTGAAAAATCTGAACATGCTTCAGTGGTATTTACCAGTTCGAGTGTAGGTCGTGAAGCTCGTGCTTTATGGGGAGCATACTCTGTTTCTAAAGTTGCAATCGAAGCAATGAGTAAGATTTTTGCAGCAGAAAACACCTATCCAAACATTCGTTTTAACTGCATTAATCCAGGCGGTACCCGTACAGCAATGCGGGCGAAGGCTTATCCTGAGGAAGATCCAAAAATTCTTCCAACGCCGGATAGCATTATGCCTGCTTATCTTTATTTGATGGGTGATGATAGTTTAGATATGAATGGGCAAAGTATTGACGCTCAATCTTAA
- a CDS encoding thiol:disulfide interchange protein DsbA/DsbL: protein MKKLVLGGLSAAVMAFSMNAIAADFVAGKDYTVVANPGKTAAPAGKIEVREFFWYGCPHCFKLEPHMQTWLKKIPSDVYFLRTPAAMNKVWEQGARGYYVSEALGVRKKTHIPLFHAIHDGGQQIFDQASQAKFFARYGVPEQKFNSMFNSFPITAKVAESNKLAQQYQLTGVPAVVVNGKYVVQGEDGKVTQVVDYLLEKERKAK, encoded by the coding sequence ATGAAAAAGTTAGTATTAGGTGGTTTAAGTGCAGCTGTAATGGCATTTTCGATGAATGCAATCGCTGCTGATTTTGTAGCGGGTAAAGACTATACCGTGGTTGCCAATCCGGGTAAAACAGCTGCGCCAGCGGGAAAAATTGAAGTACGTGAATTCTTTTGGTACGGTTGCCCGCACTGCTTTAAGCTTGAACCACATATGCAAACGTGGTTAAAGAAGATTCCAAGCGATGTATATTTCCTCCGTACGCCAGCAGCTATGAATAAAGTATGGGAGCAGGGTGCTCGAGGTTACTATGTGTCTGAGGCACTAGGAGTACGTAAGAAAACCCATATTCCATTATTCCATGCCATCCATGACGGCGGACAACAAATTTTTGATCAAGCATCACAAGCAAAATTCTTTGCCCGTTATGGCGTGCCTGAACAGAAATTTAACAGTATGTTTAACTCTTTCCCAATTACTGCAAAAGTGGCTGAGTCAAATAAATTGGCACAGCAATATCAACTTACGGGCGTACCTGCCGTTGTTGTAAACGGTAAGTATGTTGTGCAAGGTGAAGATGGCAAAGTGACACAAGTTGTTGATTACTTATTAGAAAAAGAACGCAAAGCAAAATAG
- a CDS encoding ferredoxin reductase yields MNAQLSYQPHWVREDFVDFILAKVNPMWTLRRIMAKIEAIEPIADEMIKVTLSSNNKFTTYQPGQFVMVTVRIDGVQHQRAYSLVSSPSHDKLVLGIKKQGRVSNYLANSARAGDVIEITQAMGEFTLKDFDTEEGKQPILLVSAGSGITPIIPIAKQALARSNQPVTLIYYSRDPAFRTELETLATEYPHFDLHIIVDSAEQPAYFDEETLDRLCADAVQRQTYVCAAPGLMKATRQIWAKRGWLDRLTQESFLPVTMDVDAQIQPVNFRRSMQEFEGRGNLLASAEAAGLKPSFGCRMGICNTCVCTKVSGAVKNQLTGEIDNQNNVQIKLCVSEAVSPVEIDL; encoded by the coding sequence ATGAACGCACAGTTAAGTTATCAGCCACATTGGGTTAGAGAAGATTTTGTTGATTTTATCCTTGCAAAGGTTAACCCGATGTGGACTTTGCGCCGCATTATGGCAAAAATCGAAGCGATTGAGCCTATTGCCGATGAAATGATCAAGGTCACTTTAAGCAGTAACAATAAATTTACAACCTATCAGCCAGGTCAATTTGTAATGGTGACGGTTCGTATTGATGGTGTGCAGCATCAACGAGCGTATAGCTTGGTGAGTTCACCAAGTCACGACAAATTGGTATTAGGTATCAAAAAACAAGGTCGAGTATCTAACTATTTAGCCAACAGCGCACGTGCTGGTGATGTGATTGAAATTACTCAGGCGATGGGCGAATTTACGCTAAAAGACTTTGATACAGAAGAAGGTAAACAACCGATTCTTTTGGTATCTGCGGGTAGTGGTATTACGCCGATTATTCCGATTGCGAAACAGGCATTAGCACGTTCGAATCAACCTGTGACGTTGATTTATTACTCACGTGATCCAGCGTTCCGTACTGAATTGGAAACACTGGCAACAGAATATCCGCACTTTGACCTACACATTATTGTCGATAGTGCTGAACAACCTGCTTATTTTGATGAAGAAACTTTGGACCGTTTGTGTGCCGATGCTGTTCAACGTCAAACCTATGTGTGTGCTGCTCCAGGATTGATGAAAGCGACACGTCAAATTTGGGCGAAGCGTGGTTGGTTAGACCGTTTAACACAAGAAAGCTTCTTGCCAGTGACGATGGATGTGGATGCCCAAATCCAACCGGTCAATTTCCGTCGCAGTATGCAAGAGTTTGAAGGCCGTGGCAACTTGTTAGCCAGCGCTGAAGCTGCGGGTTTGAAACCATCTTTTGGTTGCCGTATGGGGATTTGTAATACCTGTGTTTGTACCAAGGTCAGTGGTGCAGTGAAAAATCAACTTACAGGTGAAATCGATAACCAAAACAATGTGCAAATCAAGTTGTGTGTGAGTGAAGCAGTCAGTCCTGTTGAGATTGACCTTTAA
- a CDS encoding fatty acid desaturase family protein translates to MNMMTVNPTKTIPPIKFGGNTSRALTPEEVQEFGRKIDAIRTETMAKIGKEDSDYIYKVRNFVRYTEIASRGMLMFGGWIPPVWLLGTVMLGVSKIVENMELGHNVMHGQFDWLNDPTLNGATYDWDTVCTGEDWKYTHNYKHHTYTNVVGMDHDISGYGVMRMSREQKWEPRFLFNVPTGFVLSTGFEWLLALQRLEMEKVLFDGTKTWKEVYVESKNLRKKMVRQFGKDYVLFPLIAGPMFLPVLAGNFVANLIRNYWASTVIYCGHFTEDSEIITDNIDNETKAEWYLRQIRGSANFTGGKIMHFLSGNLSHQIEHHLFPDVPANRYQEMAPKVREVCAEFGQQYNTAPFGSQIVSVYKRLAIHSLPDNVVDRLGAIKHSLVDAVKSMFGKAA, encoded by the coding sequence ATGAACATGATGACAGTAAATCCGACTAAAACGATTCCTCCAATCAAATTTGGTGGTAACACAAGCCGTGCATTAACACCAGAAGAAGTACAAGAGTTTGGCCGTAAGATTGATGCCATCCGTACTGAAACCATGGCTAAAATTGGCAAAGAAGATTCTGATTATATTTATAAAGTACGTAACTTTGTACGTTACACCGAAATTGCATCGCGTGGCATGTTGATGTTTGGTGGTTGGATTCCACCTGTTTGGTTATTGGGTACCGTTATGCTAGGCGTATCTAAAATCGTTGAAAATATGGAACTCGGTCACAATGTGATGCACGGTCAGTTTGACTGGCTAAATGATCCAACCTTGAACGGTGCAACCTACGACTGGGATACGGTGTGTACGGGTGAAGATTGGAAATATACCCATAACTATAAGCACCATACCTATACCAATGTTGTTGGCATGGATCATGACATTAGCGGTTATGGCGTAATGCGCATGAGTCGTGAGCAAAAGTGGGAACCTCGCTTTTTATTCAACGTACCAACAGGTTTTGTATTATCAACGGGTTTTGAATGGCTATTGGCTTTGCAACGTTTAGAGATGGAAAAAGTGTTGTTTGATGGCACCAAAACTTGGAAAGAAGTGTATGTAGAATCTAAAAATCTACGTAAAAAGATGGTGCGTCAGTTTGGTAAAGATTATGTATTGTTCCCATTGATCGCGGGCCCAATGTTCTTGCCAGTATTAGCAGGTAACTTTGTTGCCAATCTGATCCGTAACTACTGGGCATCGACCGTGATTTATTGTGGTCACTTCACAGAAGACTCTGAAATTATCACTGACAATATTGATAATGAAACCAAAGCAGAATGGTACTTACGTCAGATTCGTGGTTCAGCAAACTTTACTGGCGGTAAAATCATGCACTTCTTGAGTGGTAACTTGAGTCATCAAATCGAACATCACTTGTTCCCTGATGTACCTGCCAACCGCTATCAAGAAATGGCACCTAAAGTACGTGAAGTCTGTGCAGAGTTTGGTCAACAGTACAATACAGCGCCGTTTGGATCTCAAATTGTGAGTGTATATAAACGTTTGGCGATTCATTCTTTGCCTGACAATGTGGTTGACCGTTTGGGGGCGATCAAGCATAGCCTTGTTGACGCAGTGAAAAGTATGTTTGGTAAAGCTGCTTAA